DNA sequence from the Nocardia fluminea genome:
TGACTACGCGCACGACCTCGACGGCTACTTCGAGCGTGTGCTCGACCGCAGTACGGGCGCGTTCCACGCCGAGTTCACCGAGTCCAGGGATGCACTGGCGGCAGCCATGCGGCAAGCGGAGGTGCGCTCCACCGCCGAGAACGTCACTTGCGGCGTAGTGAACGGCGATCTCGTCAACGCGGACGTTCTGGTGACGATGACGCAGCTCCGGTCCAATACGAACACTCCCGAACCCGAACGGCTGAACATGGTCATCAACGTCAAGCTGACCAATGTGTGGGGCCGTTGGCTCGCGCACGAGCTCGATTCGCCGCTGCTGAAGTAGTCAGCCGTGACGGCGGCGGAGTTCGGGGAGTCCGCCGCCGGTGAGGTCGTCGAGCGCGGCCGTACGGCCGACCACGGCCAGGGCGATGGCCTCGCCGGGGCCGCGCACTTCCGGGCCGTCGCCGGAGGACCATTCGACGTCGGTGGCGACGAAACGCAGGCCTTTGGCGTACCTGGCCGGGAAGGCGAAGGGGTCGGGGTAGTTCAGCACCGCGATGAGACGGTCGGCGGGGATCGTCCGCGGGCGGCCGAGGGGACGGCGGATGTCCTGCTGGTGGACGACGAGGTCGGAGAGCATGAGCCGGGGTGAGAACTTCGACAGGCGACCCGACTCCGTGGCGAGCTTGTCCACCAGCTGCTCGGTCGTCAAGTTCGAGAACGACTGCGTGAGCGCGCTGTTGGTTCGGCTGACCGAGCCTCGGCTCTTCACCACGACCGCCGCGTAGCCCAGCGGGCTCAGGGTGTCCTGCAACAGGTGCCCGACGACGTCACGAACCCGCCACCCCGCGCACAGCGACGGCGTCTCCCACTCCTGCTCGCTCAGCCCCCGCAGCAGTTCGACCAGTTCGGCTCGTTCATCGAGCACCATCCCCCGATAACTCATGCCGCCAGCCTAAGCTCACCGGCCGACTTGTGAGACCCACTTCGCGCAGTTCCTTTGGGCGAGTGACCATTACGCGTTCGCCCTCGACGGACAGCCGCCGCCCGGCCTCGTCGGCTTCGAGCGGGCACGATGACCGCGGGAACGATGCGCGACAATGTCGGTACCTCCACGAACAGGATCGACGCATCCCTTGGCCAAGCAGAATCGCCGGCGCCGGACCGGCCGTAAACCGGCAGCCGCTCCCGGACTCCCGATCGATGCCGCGTTGTCGGGCGATCGGTCGCAGGTGGCCGACGCGATCGCGACCGTCGCCTTCCTCGCCGCCCAGGGTGACAAGAACGCGATCGGCCGATTCGCCGGACACGTCGCGGGCGCCGAACCGGGCCCCGGGGTCCAGCTCGCCGCTGCGCGCATCATTCTGCGTGCCTTCGAGTTCGGCTGGTTGCCCCGCGATGTTCACGAGGCCGCGCGCAGACGGGTGGACGAGTTCGCGGTGAGCTATCTGACGGATCTCATGGCCGACCATCGGGCCGATTTCCCCGCCGATTCCGTCGACGAGATCTGGCAGTCGCAGCTGGACGCGCTGGGCGCCACCGTCTGGTGGAGCACCGAGCGCCCCCACCTCGACCAGTGGGCCGACCGCGCGCTCCTCACCGGCGAAGAGGCTCTCACCTGCGCCCTGACCGCCCTGGCACTGCTCATCCAGCTCCCGAAGCTGGAGCAGATCGTCGCCCTGCCCGGCACCCACGGCCTGACCGCCCGTCACCACCATGTCGACGAGAGAACCCTCGGCCGAGTCCGCGGCCTCCTCGCCAAGGCCGAGTCGACCTCCTTCGCCGAGGAAGCGGAGACCCTGTCCGCGAAAGCGCAGGAACTCATGACCAAATACGCGATCGACCGCGCCCTGCTCGACGCCCAGCGCACCGACCCCGACCTCCCCGCCGCCCGCCGCATCTGGCTGGAAACCCCTTACACCGATGCCAAAGCCCTGCTCATCGACATGGTCACCCGCGCCAACCGCGCCCGTGCGATCTTCGTCGCCGACTGGGGTTTCGTCACGATCGTCGGCGACGACCCCGACCTCGACGCCGTGGAGATCCTGTCCACTTCTCTGCTCGTGCAAGCCACCCGCACCATGATCGACAACGCCACCACCGAGGAATCCCGCTCCCGCCACTACCGCAAGGCGTTCCTCACCGCCTACGCCATACGAGTCGGCGAACGCCTGGCCGAGGCCGCGGCGGCGACGATCGCCGACTCCCCCGACCCCACCCGCCTACTCCCCGCGCTGGCCAGCCACCAGCAACGAGTGGACAGAGCCTTCGACACCTACTTCCCCACCGCCCGCACCCGTGGCATCACCATCCGCAGCGCCGAAGGCTGGACCGCAGGCACCGAAGCCGCCGACCGAGCCTATTTCGACAACCCCTGAGCACCGGCAGTCCTACCGCCCCCACCACACCTGGCGCGGCAGCGGACCTGATCTGAACGGCTGCCTCAGCCTCAGGCGAGCTCAGCGCAACAGTTGGACTACAGCGAGCCGATCCAGTTGCGCAGCAGCTGCGCGCCCGCGTCGCCGGACTTCTCCGGGTGGAACTGGGTGGCCGACAGCGGACCGTTCTCGACGGCGGCCAGGAAGGGGACGCCGTGTTCGGCCCAGGTGAGCTTCGCGGGTGCGATGTGCTCGTTGTCGGGGAGTTCCCACTGCTGGGCCGCGTAGGAGTGGACGAAGTAGAAGCGGGTGTCGGCGTCCATGCCGGCGAAGAGGGTGCTGTCGCCGGGGGCTTTGACCGTGTTCCAGCCCATGTGTGGAAGGACGGGCGCGTCCAGTCCGGCGACGGTGCCGGGCCATTCGCCGCAGCCTTCGGTCTCGACGCCGAATTCGACGCCGCGGTCGAACATGATCTGCATACCGACGCAGATACCCAGTACGGGACGCCCACCGGCGAGGCGCTGGCCGATCATGCGCTCACCGCGCACCGCCAGCAGCCCGGCCATGCAGGCCGCGTACGCGCCGACGCCGGGGACGACGAGGCCGTCCGCGGCCAAGGCCGCGGTGGGGTCGGCGGTGACTTCCACCTGCGCACCGGCCCGCACCAGCGCGCGTTCGGCGGAGTGCAGATTGCCGGAGCCGTAGTCCAGCAGCACAACGGATTTCACAGCACACCCTTCGTGGACGGCACACCACTGACCCTGGGGTCGATTTCCACGGCGGCCCGCAGCGCCCGAGCGACGGCCTTGAACTCGGCCTCGGTGATGTGGTGCTGGTCGCGGCCGTAGAGCACCCGCACGTGCAGCGCGATCCGGGCGTTCTGCGCGATCGACTCGAAGACGTGCTTGTTGAGCACCGTCGAGTACGACGCGCCGGGGCCCGCGCTCGGGATGACGGTGTGCACGAGGTGGTCCGGCTCGCCGGTGAACACGCAGTACGGCCGGCCGGACACGTCGACGGCGGCGTGGGCGAGGGTCTCGTCCATCGGGATGAACGCGTCGCCGAAGCGGCGGATCCCCTTCTTGTCGCCCAGCGCCTGCCCGAGCGCCTGTCCCAGCACGATCGCGGTGTCCTCGACGGTGTGGTGCGCTTCGATCTCGATGTCGCCCTCGGCTCGCACGACCAGGTCGAACCCGGCGTGCGCGCCGAGCGCGGTCAGCATGTGGTCGTAGAACGGCACCCCGGTGGAGATCTCGGTCTGCCCGGTGCCGTCGAGGTTCAGCTCCACCAGAATCGAGGACTCTTTGGTGACGCGTTCCACCCGCGCTGTTCTGCTCATGATGTGTTCCTCCACAGGTGGATTCAGTGAGTAAGGTCGGTGCCGGCGATATCGCGGCTCACGCGCAGGAATTCGTCGTTCTCGGCGGCGAGGCCGACGGTGGCGCGCAGGTATCCGGGGATTCCGACATCGCGGATCAGCACGCCCGCGTCGAGGTAGTGCTGCCATGCGGCGCCCGCGTCGGTGAACCGGCCGAACAGCACGAAGTTGGCGTCGCTGGGGATCACGTCGAACCCGAGCGAGGCCAGTGCGGCGGCGACCCGATCGCGCTGGGCCGCCAATTCCGCGACGCTGCCGAGGGTTTCGTCAGCGTGACGTAATGCCGCGCGCGCGGCGGCCTGGGTGACCACCGACAGGTGGTACGGCAAGCGCACCAGCAGAATCGCGTCGATCACCGCCGGCGAGGCGGCCAGGTAGCCCAGCCGCCCACCCGCGAAGGCGAAGGCCTTGCTCATGGTGCGGGTGACCACGAGCTTGGTCGGGAACCGGTCGATCAACGTGATCGCGCTCGGTGCCGCGGAGAACTCGCCGTACGCCTCGTCCACCACGACGATGCCGGGCGCGACGTCGAGAATCCGTTCGAGCTCGTCGATCGGGATGCTGTGCCCGGTCGGGTTGTTCGGGCTCGTCACGAACACGACATCGGGCCGGCGTTCGACGATCTGCGCGACCGCGTAGTCGATGTCGAGCGAGAAGTCACCGCTACGCTTGGCCTCGACCCACTCGGTGTCGATGCCCTCGGAGATGATCGGGTGCATCGAGTACGAGGGCACGAAACCCAGCGCGCTGCGGCCCGGTCCGCCGAATGCCTGCAACAGCTGCTGCAGAATCTCGTTGGAGCCGTTGGCCGCCCACACATTCGCGGTGTCGACGGCGACGTCGGTCTGGCGGGTCAGGTACTCGGCCAGGTCGTGACGCAGCGCGACGGCGTCGCGATCCGGGTACCGGTGCAGGTCGGCCGCGGCGGCGCGCACCGATTCGGCGACATCGTCGATCAGCGCCTTGCTCGGCGGGTGCGGGTTCTCGTTGGTGTTGAGCTGCACCGGCACCGTCAATTGCGGGGCGCCATAGGGAGATTTACCGCGCAGGTTGTCGCGCAGGGGTAGCTGGTCCAGGGTCGCCGAGGCGCCGGGCACGGTGGGAGTGCTCACGACAGCGCCTCGAAACGCGCCTGCACAGCCTGACCGTGCGCGGGCAGATCCTCGGCATTGGCCAGCGCGACAACGTGTCCGGCGACATCCTTCAACGCCGCCTCGGTGTACTCCACGATGTGGATGCCGCGCAGGAACGTCTGCACGCTCAGTCCCGAGGAGTGCCGCGCGCAACCGGCGGTCGGCAGCACGTGGTTCGAGCCCGCGCAGTAGTCGCCCAGGCTGACCGGCGCCCACGGGCCGACGAAGATCGCGCCTGCGCTGCGCACCCGCGCGGCGACAGCGGCGGCGTCGACGGTCTGGATCTCGAGGTGCTCGGCGGCGTAGGCGTCGACCACGCGCAGGCCCTGCGCGATGTCGTCGACGAGCACGATGCCGGACTGCTTGCCGCTCAACGCTTCCCGCACCCGATCGTTGTGCTTGACCACCGCGAGCTGAGCGTTCACCGCGGCGTCGACCGCGTCGGCCAGCGCGGGAGAATCGGTGACCAGCACACTGGCGGCGAGCACATCGTGCTCGGCCTGGCTGATCAGGTCGGCGGCCACGTGCACCGGGTCGGCTGTGGCGTCGGCCAGCACCGCGATCTCGGTGGGGCCCGCCTCGGCATCGATGCCGACCAGCCCACGGCACAGCCGCTTGGCCGCGGTGACGTAGATGTTGCCGGGCCCGGTGATCAGGTCGACCGGTTCGAGCGCGCCGCCATCGGTGTCGACACCGCCGTAGGACAGCAATGCCACCGCCTGCGCACCGCCGACCGCCCACACCTCGTCGACGCCGAGCAGCGCGGCGGCCGCCATGATCGTCGGGTGCGGCAGCCCGCCGAACTGCGCCTGCGGCGGCGAGGCCACCACCAGCGACTCGACACCGGCGGCCTGCGCGGGCACCACGTTCATCACGACCGACGACGGATACACGGCGTTGCCGCCGGGCACGTACAGCCCCACCCGCTCCACCGGCAGCCACTTCTCGGTGACGGTGCCGCCGGGCACGACCTCGGTCACCGTGTCGGTGCGCCGCTGATCGGCGTGCACCTTCCTGGTCCGCTCGATCGCCACCTCGAGTGCGGCGCGCACCGCCGGGTCCAGCTCGGCGAGCGCTTTGGTGAGCTCGGCGACCGGTACCCGCACTACGGCGGGCCGCACACCGTCGAACTTCTCGCTGTAGTCCAGCGCCGCCGCGGCGCCCCGATCACGAATGTCCTCGACGACCGGCCGCACATGATGGAGCACCGAGTCCACGTCGACCCCTCCGCGCGGCAGCGCGGTGCGCAGCTCGGCAGCGGAAGGAGTACGACCGCGCAGATCGACGCGGGCGAGCTCGATGCGGGAAGTCATATCGGGGTACGGTCCTGTTCTGTGCTGGGGCTCAGGTCAGCTACCAGCCTAATGGTCGCCCGCCATCGCTTTTTCACCCACATCCCGCCGAAGCGACGGACCCGACCGGCGGATCCGTCGCGGACACCAGTTAGCGGGTGTCTCCGTCGATGCGCAGACTGCCGCCGGAGCTCACCACGCGCATGACCATGGCCTTGGTCGAGCCGTTGATGGTGATGCTGGCCAGGCGCATATTCGTGGAGCCGTCGGCGTTGTTGCCGCTGACCGCGGTGATGCTGGCGAAGGTGTCGACGGTGCGGGCGTTCCAGTACTCGCGGAACTCGGCCTCGCTGCCGTAGACCTCCTGTGCGGCGGGGGTGAGCAGCGACCACGAACCGGCCGGGTTGCTGAAGAAGTTCTCCACCAGCAAACCCGCCGATCCGATGTCGACGGTGCCGACGTTGGTGGCCTGCCCGAGCGGCGGAACCGCCGCGCTGGGCTTCGGTGCCGCGGAGGACTGCATCGAGGTCTGCGGACCGGCCTGCACCTGCGGCGAATCCGAGTCCGAGCTGTTCATCGCGCTGAACGCGACGGCGACCGCCGCGACCACCGCACCCACCGCCGACCCGATCAGCACCGCACGCCCCTTGCCTGCCTGCTTGCGCGGGGCGGGCATGGGGTGGGCCTGGGTGCGCGGGTGCGCGGCGGTGTCCTGGCGGACCTGCGGACGCGGGTTCGAGCGGATCTGACGGGTCGTGGCGGTGGACGCGCCCGCATGGGAGGCCCGCCGACCACCGGACTGCCGGATCACCTGGGTGGTGGCCGCGGAGTTGCGGCGGTTGAAAGCCTCACTGGCGGGGACGAATCCGGCGGGCACCGCGTTCTCGTCCTCGGCGAACGCGGCCAGCGCGTCGCGGGCCTCGGTCATCGTCGGACGGTCGAGGGGGTCCGGGCTGAGCAGGTCGAGCAGGAAGTCGGTGGCCGGGCCCGCGTTGTGGGGTTCGCGCACCTGTCCGTTCGCGGCGGCGTAGAGCACCGCGAGCGGGTTGGAGTTGGCGCCGTAGGGCGGTTCGCCTTCCAGCGCGTGGAAAAGCGTTGCGCCGAGGGCGAATACGTCGGCGGCGGGGGTCGGATCGGAGCCGCGCGCGACCTCGGGTGCCAGGTAGGCGGCGGTACCGCAGATCAGCCCGGTCTCGGTGAGCGTCACGTCGCCGGCCGCGCGGGAGATGCCGAAGTCGGTGATCTTCACCTCACCGTGGTCGCCGAGCAGGATGTTGCCGGGTTTCACGTCGCGGTGTACCAGGCCTGCCTGGTGGGCGGCGATCAGGGAGGAGGCGACCTTCTCACCGATGCGGGCGACCTCGAGCAGCGGCAGCGGGCCCTTCTGGCCCAGCTCACCCGCGAGGCTGACCGACTTGAGGTACTCCATCACCAGGCACGGATCACCGTTGTGCTCGGTGATGTCGAAGACCACGATGGCATTGGGATGCTGGAAGCGTGCCGCGTTGCGGGCTTCCCGAATCGCGCGCTGGCGCAACACATCCCGCTCACCCTCGGGCAAGCTGGGTTTGATGTGGATCTGCTTCACTGCCACGGAGCGTTGGAGGCGTTCGTCGACAGCACGCCATACAACGCCTGTGCCGCCGCTACCAATACGCTCGACCAGGCGGTAATGCTCCGCGATCTTCTGACCGGTATCGATGGCGCCTACTCCGAACCTTCTCGAAATTGTGACATCCCGCGTATTGACCATGGGTATGGTCCGCCGCTGAGTGTAGCTGGCTGGGTGATGACCGCGTGCGGCAGCGGGGGGGTTGCGCGCCTGCGGGGGGAAAGACGACTCATGGTGTCACACGTAGCATCCGTCCCGCTGCCTCGACCGCCGGTCCGGAGCTGCCGGCGTCGGCGACGAACACCGCGAACGCGAGGTCACCGTCGATGCCGACGAACCAGCCGTGGGCATGGGTGTCGTCGAGGTACTCGGCGGTACCGGTCTTGCCGAGCAGGCCGGGGATGTCACGCAGCGCGGTGGCTGTTCCGGCACTCACCGTCTCCCCCATCATGGTCTCCAGCTGCGACGTCACCGTCGCCGGCACCGGCACCGGCGGCCGATCCGGGGTGCCGGGACGGCCCCGGATGATGCTCGGAGCCGGTGCGGAACCGTGCGCCAGCGAGGCCGCGACGAGCGCCATACCGAACGGCGACGCCGTCACCGTGCCCTGTCCGATGCTCGATTCGACCCGCTGCGCCGGAGTTCCGGCGGATGGAACTTTCCCTGTGACAGTCGTCAAGCCGGGTGTCACATAGTCCACTCCGAGACCTAACTGCTGGGCGGCCGCGGTGAGTCCGTCGGCAGGCAATCTCACTCCCAACTCGGCCATCGTGGTGTTGCACGAGCGTGCGAACGCGGTGTGCAGGGGCACCATACCCAGGTCGAAGCCGTTGTCGTTGGGAATCGTGCGGCCCTCGATGGTGGCGCGGCCGGGGCAGGGCAGCACGGTGTCGGGGGTGACGCCGCCGGCTTGCAGGGCCGCCGAGACCGTGACGGTCTTGAAGGTGGAGCCCGGCGGGTAGAGGCCGGTGAGCGCGATCGGGCCCTGCGCGTCGGCGGGCGCGTTCTGGGCCACGGCCAGCACCTCCCCGGTCGACGGCCGCAGCGCGACGATGGCGGCCGCGGTGGTGATCGGGGTGAGTGCATCCTCGGCGGCGTGCTGGAGATCGATGTCGAGGGTGCTGGCGATGTCGGCGGTGGGCTTCGCGTCCGGTCCGGCGATGCGCTGGGTGCCTTCGGCGGTCTGCGCGCGGATCGCCCAGCCCGCGGCGGTGTCGGCCTGATCCTGCCAGATCTCGGCCAATCCCCCGATCGTGGGTCCGGCGAGGGTCTTGTCGACGGTGAGCAGCCGGGTCTGTGGCGCGAGGGTCACCCCGCGCACCCCCGTCAGCGCCTGCTGAACCGGCGCGATGTCGGCATCGCGCAGCGCGACAGCGGTGATCGGTTCACCCTGTGCCGCAGCGAGATCCGTCCGTAGCGTAGTCTCGGTGACGCCCTGCGGCGCGAGCAGCGCCGCGACGGCGGGCAGGTCGGCGTCGGGTGCGACGTTCACCAGCGTCACCACCTGCTCGGTCATCAGGTCCCCGCCGGAGGCATCGAGGACCCTGGCCGGTTTCGCCGCGACCGGGCTGTAGCTGAGCGCGCCGAGGTCGAGGCCGGGCGCGACGGTGGTCGGCTGCCAGGCGATCTTCCAGTCGTCGTCGCCGGTGGTGGTGCCCGCGCTCGAGTAGGTCCACGCGTTGCGGCCGTCGGGGCCGAACTTCCAGGTCGATTCCAGCGTGAAGGACTTGCCGTTGGTCGACGACACCCGGACCGTGTCGTTCTTGCCGAGGTTGTCGAACAGCGCGGCGAGCACCGGGCGGGCCCGCTCCGGTGCGTCGGTGAGCGCCGCGGCGGCGGAGGCGTCTCCGCTGGTGAGCGCGGCGGCGAAGGACTCGGCGACGGTCTGGGGTTGGTCGGGTCCGGAGGAGCAAGCCAGGGGTAGCGCAGCGAGCGCGACGAGCAGGACCGATGCCTTCCGTGGTGTGCGCACGGGTCCGAGACTAGCTCGATCCGTGGTGCCGGTGGGGTTGTCGTTTCTGCTGTGACGAGCGCGGACCGCTACCACCAGCCGGTGATCGCTCCGATCTGGCGGCCGAGTTCGGGGGCGAGCGACCGGGCGTAGCTGGCGGTCAGGTGGTGCTCGTCGCGATAGATGAGCACATTGCCCTCGACCACCCGGCAGCGCTGCGGCCGGCAGACCGCGTCGGACAGGTCGAGCGGATGGATGTTCGGATAACCGGCCGCCGGTTCCCGGGCTGGATCGTCGGGATCGAGCACGGCGGCGCGATCGAGCCCGCAGCTGTCGGGGTCGCCGCGGTGCGCGAGGCAATCGGTGGCCCGGTAGAGGACGCCGTCGCGGCGTAAGCGAGGCGTGTCACGCAGAGCGAGCACATTGAGGCCGCGGTCCTGCAAAGCCGTCCACACCTCGAGGTATTCGTTGGGCACCTCGTCGCCGGTGCCGTTCTGGCGGTAGCGGGTGGACAGGGTCAGCACCCAGTCCGGCGGTTCGGCGGCCAGCCGGTCGAGCACCTCGACCGACCATTCGTGGCATTCGGGGAACGGCCACTCGGCGTAGGAGGGCTGGTCGGCGAGGACGACCGGACAGCCTTCCTTGAGGTAGGAGACCACCCGGAACCCGTGTTCGAGCGCGAGCGGTTCGAGCGCGGGCAGCCAGTGCTCGGAGTGCGACCCACCGACCAGCGCGATCGAGCGAGCGGCGGTGGGGTCGCCGTAGGTACAGACGCGAACTTCCCGGTTGGGGGTGATGCAGCCGTCGGTGGTCGGCGGCGGGGTGTCGGCCTGCCCTTCGAAGACGGTGGGACGCATGGGTTCCGGTGAGTAGTCGGCACCGGAGAGCAGGGCGGCGGCGCCGGGATAGCGGTGGGTGTCCAGCGCCTGCGGTGGCACGGCCGGGTTGGCCACCAGTACCACCTGCCAGCCCAGTGAGCCGATCAACACCGCGACCGCCGTGGCGGTGACCAGGGCGCCGGTCAGCCTGCGGTTCTCGGCCTCCTGGCCGCGCGGCGGCATCCGCAGGGGTGTCTCGATCAGGCGGGTGGTGGCGTAGGCCAGGACCAGCGAGGCGCCGATCACCACCGAACCGTCGACCAACCCGGCATCCGCCCGCCCGGTCTCGCCGAGGTAGAAGATCAGGATCGGCCAGTGCCACAGGTACAGCGGATAGGCCAGCGCGCCGAGTTCGGTACACAACCGCCCGGCCAGCAGGCGGTTGGGCCAGGCCCGCGCGGCCACGCCGAACCCGGAGGCGATTACCAGGCACGCGGCCGCCACCGGCCAGAGCGCCGCGACACCGGGGAACTGGTTCGCGCCGTCGAACAGCGGCCCACACGAGAGCACCATGGCCAGCCCGAGGGCGGCGGCCAGCGCGCGCACCCGGTTCGGCAGCCGCAGCCAGGGCGCGGCGACGGCCAGTATCGCCCCGGCCAGTAGCTCCCAGCCGCGCGCGATGCTGTCGTAGTAGGTCCAGGCCTGGTGCTGCGCGGTGCCCGAGGCCGCGTACCAGAACGACAGCGACGCCAGCCCGGCCAGCACGATCAGCAGGGTGAGCCGCCCGGCCGAACCGCGCCTGCGCAACCAGGCCCATCCCGCCAGCAGCGCGAAGATCGCCAGATAGAACTGTCCCTGCACCGACATCGACCACAGATGCTGGAGCGGACTCACCGACGGATCCGGCGAGAGATAGTCGAGTTCGGCGGTGGCCAGGTACCAGTTCTGGCCGTAGAACATCGAGGCCAACGTCTGCGCGGCGGCTTCGCCCAGCTGGGTATACGGCCGCAGCACCACCGTGGCCAGCAGAATCGCCGCCAGCACCACGACCAGCGACGGCATCAACCTGCGCGCGGTCCGTCGCGCCGTCTCCGCGGCGGACACCCCGCCTCGCCGTTCCACCCCACGCACCACGGCGCCGGTGAAGAAGAACCCCGAGAGCACGAGAAACACATCGACGCCGCCGGACACGCGGCCCGCCCACACGTGGAACGCCACCACCAGCGCGATCGCTATCCCGCGCAGCCCGTCCAGATCCCGGCGCCGTTCGAGGGTGCCGCGGACCGCCGCATCCGGCACAACCGGCGATGCGGTCCGAACATTCGGCACCAACGACCCCACAGAATCGGCCCCCACAAAGGAATTGTTTCCCGGCAAGTAACCATCAATTTGCCGTAGCGCCACTCAGGAAGCAAACCGCCGTGCCGTGTGGGGACAGGGTTACCGCGATCGCCAGCGCGCGCCCGTCAGCGTCGCCGCGTCGGTGTCGTCGAGGTCGATGTCGAACACCTCCGCCAGCACCTTGGGCAGCTCGGTGGGATCGAGATCACGCGACGTGGCCGTGCCGTCGGGGTACTCCGCGCTCAGCGTCAGGTCGTCGAGCACGTGGTGGACCTCGGGCAGGAAGCGCTGGAGGAAGGGCCGGGTGGTGAACGGCGAACGCGGTGAGGTCGACACGAAGTGGTTGCCGACCGCGTAGTCGATACGGAACTGCGGGTTCTCGGTGAAGGTGTAGCGGTCCATCCAGCCGTCGCGGCCGAACTGGAACAGCACCCACAGGTCGC
Encoded proteins:
- a CDS encoding acyltransferase family protein — encoded protein: MVPNVRTASPVVPDAAVRGTLERRRDLDGLRGIAIALVVAFHVWAGRVSGGVDVFLVLSGFFFTGAVVRGVERRGGVSAAETARRTARRLMPSLVVVLAAILLATVVLRPYTQLGEAAAQTLASMFYGQNWYLATAELDYLSPDPSVSPLQHLWSMSVQGQFYLAIFALLAGWAWLRRRGSAGRLTLLIVLAGLASLSFWYAASGTAQHQAWTYYDSIARGWELLAGAILAVAAPWLRLPNRVRALAAALGLAMVLSCGPLFDGANQFPGVAALWPVAAACLVIASGFGVAARAWPNRLLAGRLCTELGALAYPLYLWHWPILIFYLGETGRADAGLVDGSVVIGASLVLAYATTRLIETPLRMPPRGQEAENRRLTGALVTATAVAVLIGSLGWQVVLVANPAVPPQALDTHRYPGAAALLSGADYSPEPMRPTVFEGQADTPPPTTDGCITPNREVRVCTYGDPTAARSIALVGGSHSEHWLPALEPLALEHGFRVVSYLKEGCPVVLADQPSYAEWPFPECHEWSVEVLDRLAAEPPDWVLTLSTRYRQNGTGDEVPNEYLEVWTALQDRGLNVLALRDTPRLRRDGVLYRATDCLAHRGDPDSCGLDRAAVLDPDDPAREPAAGYPNIHPLDLSDAVCRPQRCRVVEGNVLIYRDEHHLTASYARSLAPELGRQIGAITGWW